The proteins below are encoded in one region of Hordeum vulgare subsp. vulgare chromosome 3H, MorexV3_pseudomolecules_assembly, whole genome shotgun sequence:
- the LOC123439530 gene encoding acyl transferase 7-like, giving the protein MAAVNKSVDRVAQRLVAPAEPTPVGPLRLSWLDRYPTQMALIESLHVFKPALDRHFDGGDVAGPARTIEGAMAQALVQYYPLAGRLGFTEEGGLLQVDCGGEGSGVWFTEAVAGCALEDVEYLEHPMMIAKDELLPPTPAQEEDERRLVLLVQVTTFACGGFVVGFRFSHAVSDGPGAAQFMAAIGELARGSTVEGLTVEPQWGREAIPDPSGAVIGSLPSPAGAKRLEYLAMDISADYISHFKSQYNTEHTGSWCSAFEVLVAKAWQSRTRAAGFEPDSTVHLCFAMNARPLLHATLPRGGAGFYGNCYYIMRVSAPAGKVSGSSIPEVVKIIKDGKRRMPSEFGRWATGEAGADGGVDPYQITSDYRTLLVSDWTRLGFAEVDYGWGPPAHVVPLTNLDYIATCILVKPWAHKPGARLITQCVTPDRVAAFHEGMLDMN; this is encoded by the coding sequence ATGGCGGCCGTGAACAAGTCCGTCGACCGGGTGGCGCAGCGCCTGGTGGCACCGGCCGAACCCACGCCTGTcggcccgctccgcctgtccTGGCTCGACCGCTACCCTACCCAGATGGCGCTCATCGAGTCGCTGCACGTCTTCAAGCCGGCTCTTGACCGGCATTTTGACGGCGGCGACGTGGCTGGCCCGGCGAGGACCATCGAGGGGGCAATGGCGCAGGCTTTGGTGCAGTATTATCCGCTCGCCGGCCGCCTGGGATTCACGGAGGAAGGGGGGCTGCTGCAAGTTGACTGCGGCGGCGAGGGCAGCGGCGTCTGGTTCACGGAGGCCGTGGCAGGTTGCGCGCTCGAGGACGTGGAGTACCTGGAGCACCCCATGATGATCGCCAAGGACGAGCTGCTCCCGCCCACGCCCGCCCAGGAGGAGGACGAGCGCAGGCTCGTCCTGCTCGTCCAGGTCACCACCTTCGCTTGCGGCGGCTTTGTTGTCGGATTCCGCTTCAGCCACGCCGTCTCCGACGGCCCCGGAGCCGCGCAGTTCATGGCCGCCATAGGGGAGCTCGCCCGCGGCAGCACGGTGGAAGGCTTGACCGTGGAGCCGCAGTGGGGCCGCGAGGCCATTCCCGACCCGTCCGGCGCAGTCATCGGCAGCCTGCCGAGCCCCGCGGGCGCCAAGCGCCTTGAGTACCTCGCCATGGACATCTCCGCGGACTACATCAGCCACTTCAAGTCCCAGTACAATACGGAGCACACCGGATCCTGGTGCTCGGCGTTCGAGGTGCTAGTGGCCAAGGCGTGGCAGAGCCGCACCCGCGCGGCGGGCTTCGAGCCAGACTCCACCGTCCACCTCTGCTTCGCCATGAACGCCCGCCCACTACTGCACGCCACGCTCCCGCGCGGCGGCGCCGGGTTCTACGGCAACTGCTACTACATCATGCGCGTCTCGGCGCCCGCGGGCAAGGTGTCCGGCTCCTCGATCccggaagtggtgaagatcatcAAGGATGGGAAGAGGCGGATGCCGTCGGAGTTCGGGCGGTGGGCGACCGGGGAGGCCGGGGCCGATGGCGGCGTGGACCCGTATCAGATCACGTCGGACTACCGGACGCTGCTGGTGTCGGACTGGACGCGGCTCGGGTTCGCTGAGGTCGACTACGGTTGGGGCCCGCCGGCGCACGTCGTGCCCCTCACCAACCTGGATTACATCGCGACGTGCATACTGGTGAAGCCATGGGCGCACAAGCCAGGAGCGCGGCTGATCACCCAGTGCGTGACGCCGGACCGCGTCGCCGCCTTCCACGAAGGAATGCTCGACATGAACTGA